In Streptomyces venezuelae, the sequence GCGTGGCGGGGTATTCTCTTCGGCCCGATTGGCCAGGTACGTGCCTCGTATGGCAGACTACTCAAGTTGCTCGGCTGAGTGCCGATGCTGCGCGCCTCCCGCCGGGAGGACCGGAAGCGAGTCCCACAGTACTCGTCGTCCTTAATCTGCCTCTCGGGGCAGCAATGGGGACGGACGTACGGGAATCTTCTGGGAAGTGTCAGCACGGTGCCCACCAGGCACTCGGTGGGTGTTTCTCCCCCGAATCGCGGTCACAGGGACCGTACCCCCTTGGACGAGGGAATTTCCGTATGGGAATTTTCTGTAGAGGGAGTGCGACACGCCCGACCGCGTGGGTCGGAGGAGAGGCCGCGGGATCCAGTCCCGCAGCCGACCGGGAGCCAGAGCGTTTCCACATAGAGACAGGACTACGGAGTAGCCATGGCGGGACAGAAGATCCGCATCCGGCTCAAGGCCTACGACCACGAGGTCATCGACTCCTCGGCGAAGAAGATCGTCGAGACGGTGACCCGCACTGGTGCGTCGGTCGCGGGCCCGGTGCCGCTGCCCACTGAGAAGAACGTGTACTGCGTCATCAAGTCGCCGCACAAGTACAAGGACTCGCGCGAGCACTTCGAGATGCGCACGCACAAGCGCCTGATCGACATCCTCGACCCGACCCCCAAGACCGTTGACTCGCTGATGCGCCTGGACCTTCCGGCCGGCGTTGACATCGAGATCAAGCTCTGAGAGGCGTCGAGAAGATGGCAAAGCAGATCAAGGGCGTCCTGGGCGAGAAGCTCGGCATGACCCAGGTCTGGGACGAGAACAACCGTGTCGTCCCGGTGACCGTGGTCAAGGCCGGACCCTGCGTCGTTACCCAGGTCCGTACGAACGACATCGACGGCTACGAGTCGGTCCAGATCGCCTTCGGCGAGATCGACCCGCGCAAGGTGAACAAGCCCCTCAAGGGCCACTTCGCCAAGGCCGACGTGACCCCCCGCCGCCACCTGGTGGAGCTCCGCACCTCCGACGCCAGCGAGTACACGCTCGGCCAGGAGATCACTGCTGAGGTGTTCGAGTCCGGCGTCAAGGTTGACGTCACGGGCAACAGCAAGGGCAAGGGCTTCGCCGGTGTCATGAAGCGGCACAACTTCCGGGGCCTCGGCGCCGGTCACGGTGTGCAGCGCAAGCACCGCTCCCCCGGTTCGATCGGTGGCTGCGCCACCCCTGGGCGTGTCTTCAAGGGCATGCGCATGGCCGGTCGCATGGGTAACGAGCGTGTCACCACCCAGAACCTGACCATCCACGCGGTTGACGCGGAGAAGGGTCTGCTCCTCATCAAGGGTGCGGTCCCCGGTCCGAACGGCGGCCTCGTCCTGGTCCGTACCGCGGCCAAGGGGGCTTGAGGTAATGAGCACCATTGACATCCTTTCGCCGGCAGGCGACAAGGCCGGTACCGTCGAGCTCCCCGCGGAGATCTTCGACGCGAAGACCAGCGTTCCGCTGATCCACCAGGTCGTTGTCGCTCAGCTGGCTGCTGCCCGTCAGGGCACGCACAAGACCAAGCGTCGCGGCGAAGTCCGTGGTGGTGGCCGCAAGCCGTACCGCCAGAAGGGCACCGGCCGCGCGCGCCAGGGTTCGACCCGTGCGCCGCAGTTCGTCGGCGGTGGCGTCGTCCACGGCCCGCAGCCGCGTGACTACTCCCAGCGGACCCCGAAGAAGATGAAGGCCGCCGCCCTCCGCGGTGCCCTCTCGGACCGTGCGCGTCACTCCCGCATCCACGTCGTCACCGGCGTGGTCGAGGGTGCCGCCTCCACGAAGGCCGCCAAGACGCTGTTCGGCAAGATCTCGGAGCGCAAGAACCTGCTCCTGGTCGTCGACCGCGCCGAAGAGGCCGCGTGGCTGTCCGCCCGCAACCTGCCCCAGGTTCACATCCTGGAGCCGGGCCAGCTGAACACGTACGACGTGATCGTCTCTGACGACGTGGTCTTCACCCAGGCCGCTTTCGAGTCCTTCGTGTCTGGCCCCAAGGCCGATGAGACCGAAGGGAGCGACGCCTGATGTCTGAGGCGACCGTTACCAGCAAGACCTTCACCGACCCGCGTGACCTGCTGATCAAGCCGGTTGTGTCGGAGAAGAGCTACGCGCTGCTGGACGAGAACAAGTACACGTTCATCGTCGCGCCCGGCGCCAACAAGACCCAGATCAAGCAGGCCGTGGAAGCGGTCTTCTCGGTCAAGGTCACCGGGGTCAACACGATCAACCGTCAGGGTAAGCGCAAGCGCACCAAGACCGGTTTCGGCAAGCGCGCCAACACCAAGCGCGCCATCGTGACCCTTGCCGAGGGCAACCGTATCGACATCTTCGGCGGCCAGGCCTCCTAACGGAGGTCTAGTCGTCCGGAATCGGACGAGGACTGAGAAATGGGTATCCGCAAGTACAAGCCGACGACCCCGGGCCGTCGTGGCTCCAGCGTCGCCGACTTTGTCGAGATCACGCGGTCCACGCCGGAGAAGTCGCTGGTTCGCCCCCTGCACAGCAAGGGCGGCCGTAACAACACCGGTCGGATCACCGTTCGCCACCAGGGTGGTGGACACAAGCGCGCCTACCGCGTGATCGACTTCCGTCGTCACGACAAGGACGGCGTGCCGGCCAAGGTCGCGCACATCGAGTACGACCCCAACCGCACCGCGCGCATCGCGCTCCTGCACTACGCGGACGGCGAGAAGCGCTACATCATCGCGCCGAAGGCTCTGAAGCAGGGCGACCGGATTGAGAACGGCCCCACGGCCGACATCAAGCCCGGTAACAACCTCGCGCTCCGCAACATCCCGGTCGGTACCACGATCCACGCGATCGAGCTCCGTCCCGGTGGTGGCGCCAAGTTCGCCCGTTCCGCGGGTGCCTCCGTGCAGCTGCTGGCGAAGGAGGGCACCATGGCCCACCTTCGTATGCCGTCCGGTGAGATCCGTCTCGTCGACGCGCGCTGCCGCGCCACGGTCGGCGAGGTCGGCAACGCCGAGCAGTCGAACATCAACTGGGGCAAGGCCGGCCGCATGCGCTGGAAGGGCGTTCGCCCGTCCGTCCGCGGTGTCGCGATGAACCCGGTTGACCACCCGCACGGTGGTGGTGAGGGCAAGACCAGTGGTGGTCGCCACCCGGTCTCCCCGTGGGGTCAGAAGGAGGGTCGTACTCGCTCGCCGAAGAAGGCTTCGAGCAAGTACATCGTCCGCCGCCGCAAGACGAACAAGAAGCGCTAGGAGCGGGTTTAGATGCCGCGCAGTCTCAAGAAGGGGCCCTTCGTCGACGACCACCTCGTAAAGAAGGTGGACGTCCAGAACGAAGCCGGCACCAAGAACGTCATCAAGACCTGGTCCCGTCGCTCGATGATCATCCCCAGCATGCTGGGTCACACCATCGCGGTGCACAACGGCAAGACCCACGTC encodes:
- the rpsJ gene encoding 30S ribosomal protein S10, with translation MAGQKIRIRLKAYDHEVIDSSAKKIVETVTRTGASVAGPVPLPTEKNVYCVIKSPHKYKDSREHFEMRTHKRLIDILDPTPKTVDSLMRLDLPAGVDIEIKL
- the rplC gene encoding 50S ribosomal protein L3; this encodes MAKQIKGVLGEKLGMTQVWDENNRVVPVTVVKAGPCVVTQVRTNDIDGYESVQIAFGEIDPRKVNKPLKGHFAKADVTPRRHLVELRTSDASEYTLGQEITAEVFESGVKVDVTGNSKGKGFAGVMKRHNFRGLGAGHGVQRKHRSPGSIGGCATPGRVFKGMRMAGRMGNERVTTQNLTIHAVDAEKGLLLIKGAVPGPNGGLVLVRTAAKGA
- the rplD gene encoding 50S ribosomal protein L4, encoding MSTIDILSPAGDKAGTVELPAEIFDAKTSVPLIHQVVVAQLAAARQGTHKTKRRGEVRGGGRKPYRQKGTGRARQGSTRAPQFVGGGVVHGPQPRDYSQRTPKKMKAAALRGALSDRARHSRIHVVTGVVEGAASTKAAKTLFGKISERKNLLLVVDRAEEAAWLSARNLPQVHILEPGQLNTYDVIVSDDVVFTQAAFESFVSGPKADETEGSDA
- the rplW gene encoding 50S ribosomal protein L23; translated protein: MSEATVTSKTFTDPRDLLIKPVVSEKSYALLDENKYTFIVAPGANKTQIKQAVEAVFSVKVTGVNTINRQGKRKRTKTGFGKRANTKRAIVTLAEGNRIDIFGGQAS
- the rplB gene encoding 50S ribosomal protein L2 → MGIRKYKPTTPGRRGSSVADFVEITRSTPEKSLVRPLHSKGGRNNTGRITVRHQGGGHKRAYRVIDFRRHDKDGVPAKVAHIEYDPNRTARIALLHYADGEKRYIIAPKALKQGDRIENGPTADIKPGNNLALRNIPVGTTIHAIELRPGGGAKFARSAGASVQLLAKEGTMAHLRMPSGEIRLVDARCRATVGEVGNAEQSNINWGKAGRMRWKGVRPSVRGVAMNPVDHPHGGGEGKTSGGRHPVSPWGQKEGRTRSPKKASSKYIVRRRKTNKKR
- the rpsS gene encoding 30S ribosomal protein S19 — its product is MPRSLKKGPFVDDHLVKKVDVQNEAGTKNVIKTWSRRSMIIPSMLGHTIAVHNGKTHVPVFVTESMVGHKLGEFSPTRTFRGHVKDDRKSKRR